TTCGGAAAACCTTGATTCATTCGGAATTCAGTAAGGACTTGAGAATGAGAATTTTCCTCTCTCTTTTTTGTATCTTCTTTATGATGACTCTTTTCGCAAATTGTAAAACGAAGTCGGATTCGCAGGTCGCCTCGCTTGTTGAATATGCAACCGTACTTGGCGAAACCAAATGTGAATGTGAAAAAGTCGAAAGAGCCAAAGGCGCTGAATCGGAAGAAGTTTCCATTTGTTTGCGTAAACTGGAAGACGCGCAAAAACGATACGGTGTAAACATTCGTTTGTTTCCCGACCTCGCCAATAAGGGAGAAAAATTAATCCAAGGGTCTTATAACAAACGGTGCCCTCTCTAATCGGGAGAAACGTCCAAAACACTGAATATTTTTAATATTCCCCTCACACTCAAATCTCAAACTATGAGACGGCATAGGGAAACCCCCTATGCCACTTTTCTTTTCTCTCCAACTCGGATACAAACGTCGTTCTTACGCGGATTCTACGACCGAATTCGTTTTCAAGAACCGTTCTCAGAAAGAATGTAGATTTTCCGGTCGCGAGTTTCTTTTTTAGGAAGAATCACAAGCGGATCCCGTCTCGACAAACACGCGTTTTATGCCGTTTTAAAACTCCATTTCTAAATTCTCATAAAACGATTCAGCGTTTTTTCGTTGCAGTCTTACGAGGATCGAGGAGATTTCATCACCCTATGGTCCACTACGAATCCAATCCTGCGATAAAGTCCTCAAAAACATCCTCTTCCGGAAAACCGCCGATCCTTTTCGTTCACGGAGCCTGGCACGGAGGCTGGTGTTGGACGGAGAATTTTGTGCCTTATTTTCAAAAAGCGGGACACGACGTTTATACCCTGGATCTCAGAGGTCATGGCAAAAGCCCGAGTATCGGTTCATTTCGTTGGACCTCGATCGGAAACTATGTTCAAGACGTCCGAAAAGTTTTGGATCAACTCCCGCCCTCCACGGTGTTAGTCGGTCATTCTATGGGCGGGTTGGTCGTGCAAAAAACATTAGAAACAGCTCATGTTCCGAAAGCCGTTTTACTTGCGAGCGTTCCTCCTTACGGCGTTTTTAGAATCACGTTGGAGCTTTTGTTCAAACATCCGATTCGTTTTTTGCGCGTGCTCGCGAC
This is a stretch of genomic DNA from Leptospira stimsonii. It encodes these proteins:
- a CDS encoding alpha/beta hydrolase, whose amino-acid sequence is MVHYESNPAIKSSKTSSSGKPPILFVHGAWHGGWCWTENFVPYFQKAGHDVYTLDLRGHGKSPSIGSFRWTSIGNYVQDVRKVLDQLPPSTVLVGHSMGGLVVQKTLETAHVPKAVLLASVPPYGVFRITLELLFKHPIRFLRVLATLSLFPLVEDPKLSQELFFSKSLSDTKAFHYASRLQDESFFAFLGMLILSLPKTKKIKTPLLVIGGGKDRFFPPWEVALTAKAYEVKPEIFENMGHNLMLDEGWENVAKRIESYLSPETVSKTKTVSKKTKNKPKKKAKPKKRK